The genomic DNA ATGACttactaatttttctttttatgggACGAAGTTGTTttcctatatatttatgcGTCGGCCCTGGTTTGCCGTATAAAAAAATGCCATCGGATAACAATGTTAATGAGACATCCTCGAGAACATAATCGATTGGGGGAGGTTCAGGAtacttaaaaaacaaatttttataaattaaacattttttatatatatattaatttatatatatatatatatatatatgtgtgtgtgtgtgtgtgtgcgtatattaatattttcagttttatttaattttaatgaatgttttaatatgttttgtctctgttaatcgattttaattatttattaatgaatatgtgaaaatatttatttaagagatgtttattgaaattatttgatgaaaaaaaaatttgttgagaaaaataagtaaaatttcaataaagaaataatatcttttagataaatattcgtattaattaataaataaaaatattacgttttaatagtagttaataaaatattggaaTACCATAAACATGGCGGCACacttgaaattttttcgatcaaagttacttaatataatttatcgaaaatattccaAAATATAACCTCATTATCTTATATTCACTTtcaaataaacattataaactatatacatacatacatacatacatacatatatatatatataactatatggatcataatttttgtatatacctGGAAATCATCAACTTCATGCTTATTCTATCGATCTAAcctaaaaattaataaaaataaacattagaaaagtatttataaatgatacgATATGTATCTCGAACGtataaacgatcgattctAAATCTTATTCCGAGTAAAACATTtctattcttaataataaaattaaaataaagattcAAGAAAGTATCTCCtcatgagagagaaaaatttgaagaaacaaagaaaaaagggtagaaagagtaataagatgaaaaaagtgGAGATGACTCCAAAAAAATCACCCCCACCGATTTTCGGTATACGAGAAGAAATAGTCGATGATTACAAAGAGCaatatctctttttgttagaattttttatccaTAGAGTAACCGGTGAGAGATTAgcaaaattaaatcgaatgttTTTCGTACCGACTAGCATTGCTTTagaatttttacatttcacggaagaagataaaatcgaGATAACACCGGtagatttattattcgtcCCACAAGCTGGTATAGCAGATgatgttgaatatttttattctggTAAATCAATAATGTTTGCGATGGATCTTGAGACAACGAGGGATAAGTCGTTGGAATTGACAGTGAAGATgacgacaagaaaaaaaatgcctGAGGGTATTAAACCAGATATTTTAGTTGGCGTTGGAGAATTCGAACTGACTAAACAATTTGCTGCGTTAAGGAAGGAATTGTTGCAATGCTGGCATAGGAAAGTACCACCGCCTAAGACGTTTGAAGGTTCCGTACCTTTGATAATGAATGAGAAACAAGTCGGCAAAGTTTTTCTCTATGTAAGAATGTCTGCCTTTGGTGAGACAATTATTACAGAATTTGAAGCACCAGagtcgataaagaaagaatctgattatatatttaaaggtGAAGAATTGAATGAGAAATCTTTGGCTTACAAATGTAAAGTAGTTGACTCTGAAAGTGTCTGTAAGGAATCAACTGTTGATATTCCTTGTCGTGTATGCGTAATGGAAGAACATGCTTGTTTACCTTGCGGTCGGCCAACTGGTGCCAGAGAAcaagataaattaaatgatcgTAAATGTTCATGTGTCTCGGAAACTTCCAAATCTACTTGTTATCCACCTAGCATATTAGAAGAAACACCaaaaaaagatct from Vespula pensylvanica isolate Volc-1 chromosome 25, ASM1446617v1, whole genome shotgun sequence includes the following:
- the LOC122637345 gene encoding uncharacterized protein LOC122637345; this translates as MREKNLKKQRKKGRKSNKMKKVEMTPKKSPPPIFGIREEIVDDYKEQYLFLLEFFIHRVTGERLAKLNRMFFVPTSIALEFLHFTEEDKIEITPVDLLFVPQAGIADDVEYFYSGKSIMFAMDLETTRDKSLELTVKMTTRKKMPEGIKPDILVGVGEFELTKQFAALRKELLQCWHRKVPPPKTFEGSVPLIMNEKQVGKVFLYVRMSAFGETIITEFEAPESIKKESDYIFKGEELNEKSLAYKCKVVDSESVCKESTVDIPCRVCVMEEHACLPCGRPTGAREQDKLNDRKCSCVSETSKSTCYPPSILEETPKKDLCTDTSKTAGPIQTSRGPAQACGKAVVLKVSGLLDGEVKKQPTVTVSPESDATGPDCPPDPEHDVFILRIGKKGLVGAGEKSDLQLEMRTPKGPERRPPIRHETRQIQADIEEKKKKERKKKKKKK